A part of Maridesulfovibrio hydrothermalis AM13 = DSM 14728 genomic DNA contains:
- a CDS encoding DUF4405 domain-containing protein, translating into MNTFPEQTQTKEKKTFRQCKDCPLVPSKTKTAAKVGMVATLGASAASGILKFKGARALHIWASFAFVGFTALHYAVSRKPKRTAK; encoded by the coding sequence ATGAACACTTTCCCGGAACAGACACAAACAAAAGAGAAAAAAACTTTCCGCCAGTGCAAAGACTGTCCACTTGTGCCCAGTAAGACTAAGACAGCAGCCAAAGTTGGAATGGTTGCCACTCTCGGCGCATCAGCGGCTTCAGGAATATTGAAATTCAAAGGAGCAAGAGCACTGCACATTTGGGCTTCTTTTGCCTTTGTCGGCTTTACAGCGTTGCACTATGCGGTCTCCCGCAAACCGAAAAGGACTGCAAAATGA
- a CDS encoding heavy metal translocating P-type ATPase — protein MIGIPHRRKRFEIIHELPRRIRFKSLIMLTPTLDLNYLQASVESLSGVKSVRINGPAFTLVVEYDGSPAVRAAIIKTLQFIPDEAFLDNNEKKHDVDLFDVGARTAVAAATPFLPVPVQAATSWMLAIPGIVQGLETLFTRGVKIEVLDGTVKTLSMLRGDYFTSNSVGALLSLGEYLEDQSEQKSTDLLKTLLKPQVDKIWIEQDGREIEIDFKDLKVGNIVICGPGELIPIEGTIIEGDGSINQSSITGESVPVHLQPGDATLSGAVVEEGTLKIRADKVGAETGMARINRFLESSLRSQSKSQVKSAELADKLVPLTFGAGLGVYALTRDAARAASVLTVDYSCAIKLSTPVATRTSMYTASQAGVLLKGGQALDNLAAIDTLVFDKTGTLTKGELKVTDLVPMPLFSEEELLSIAAGAEEHYAHPVARAVVNEAKERDIALPDVGGVDFIVAHGVSAYVDGKRVLVGSQHFVEEDEKVNCAFMKKKAQQLRNAGKNLLFVAMNEKLIGLIAMRDELRPEALEALEAFKAAGIKRIEILTGDHRSTALALAAQLPPVDAVHWELKPEDKAAIVKDLKKGGAKVGFAGDGVNDTPALVCADVGICMPSGADLARESAQVIMLNEDMRTLVEARRIAVNNRETLSSCLWSAVVINSATLLLAGMGKISTLAAAMTHNLSTVGILGYAALKTSNTTYKAEPLESAKETT, from the coding sequence ATGATTGGAATTCCCCATAGAAGAAAGCGGTTTGAGATTATTCACGAACTGCCGCGCAGGATCAGATTTAAATCACTGATCATGCTGACTCCGACTCTGGACCTCAACTATCTGCAAGCCAGTGTTGAGTCTTTGTCAGGAGTTAAGTCGGTCAGAATTAACGGACCTGCTTTTACCCTCGTTGTAGAGTATGACGGGTCGCCAGCAGTCAGGGCTGCAATTATTAAGACCCTGCAATTCATACCAGATGAAGCTTTTCTTGATAACAACGAAAAGAAGCATGATGTTGATCTTTTTGATGTAGGAGCCAGAACCGCGGTGGCTGCCGCTACTCCATTTCTACCCGTTCCTGTACAGGCTGCAACCAGCTGGATGCTGGCCATTCCCGGTATTGTCCAAGGGCTTGAAACACTTTTTACCAGAGGCGTAAAAATTGAAGTGCTGGATGGAACGGTCAAAACCCTGTCCATGCTTCGCGGCGACTATTTCACTTCAAACTCTGTAGGAGCCTTGCTCAGCCTCGGCGAATACCTTGAAGATCAGTCTGAACAAAAATCTACCGATCTGCTGAAAACTCTTTTAAAACCGCAAGTTGATAAAATATGGATTGAACAGGACGGACGCGAAATTGAAATAGACTTCAAAGACTTAAAGGTCGGCAACATTGTGATTTGCGGCCCCGGTGAATTGATCCCCATTGAAGGGACTATTATTGAAGGTGACGGATCTATCAACCAAAGCTCCATTACCGGAGAATCTGTTCCGGTTCATCTACAACCCGGTGACGCAACACTTTCCGGAGCTGTTGTCGAAGAAGGAACCCTTAAAATAAGGGCAGACAAAGTCGGAGCGGAAACAGGCATGGCCCGTATCAACCGCTTCCTTGAAAGTTCTCTGCGCTCTCAATCCAAAAGTCAGGTTAAGTCCGCTGAACTTGCCGACAAATTAGTTCCGCTCACTTTCGGGGCCGGTCTTGGCGTTTATGCTCTGACCAGAGACGCCGCCCGCGCCGCATCGGTTTTAACAGTCGATTACTCCTGCGCTATCAAACTTTCAACTCCTGTTGCCACCAGAACATCCATGTACACCGCAAGTCAGGCCGGCGTGCTGCTAAAAGGCGGTCAGGCTCTTGATAATCTTGCCGCCATCGATACTCTCGTTTTTGACAAAACCGGAACACTGACCAAAGGTGAGCTGAAAGTAACCGACCTTGTACCCATGCCGCTTTTCTCCGAAGAGGAACTGCTCTCTATAGCGGCCGGCGCGGAAGAACATTATGCTCATCCCGTTGCCAGAGCTGTTGTCAATGAAGCAAAAGAACGCGATATTGCCCTGCCGGATGTCGGGGGTGTTGACTTCATCGTAGCCCACGGCGTTTCTGCATATGTTGACGGGAAGCGCGTTCTTGTCGGCAGCCAGCATTTCGTTGAAGAAGATGAGAAAGTAAATTGCGCATTCATGAAGAAAAAAGCACAGCAGCTCAGAAATGCCGGAAAAAATCTTCTGTTTGTCGCCATGAATGAAAAACTTATCGGCCTTATTGCCATGCGTGATGAACTCCGTCCTGAAGCTTTGGAGGCTCTGGAAGCTTTCAAGGCGGCAGGTATCAAACGAATTGAAATACTTACCGGAGATCACCGCTCAACAGCACTGGCCCTTGCCGCTCAGCTTCCCCCTGTGGACGCCGTTCATTGGGAACTGAAACCGGAAGATAAGGCTGCCATCGTAAAAGATCTTAAAAAAGGCGGCGCGAAAGTAGGATTTGCCGGAGACGGAGTAAATGACACTCCCGCTCTGGTCTGCGCAGATGTAGGTATCTGCATGCCGTCCGGAGCCGATCTGGCCAGAGAATCAGCTCAGGTTATTATGTTGAATGAAGATATGCGCACCCTCGTGGAAGCACGCCGCATAGCCGTCAACAACCGCGAAACCCTCTCCTCCTGCCTGTGGTCCGCTGTAGTCATCAACTCCGCAACCCTGCTTCTGGCAGGCATGGGCAAAATCTCCACTCTTGCGGCTGCCATGACTCATAATTTGAGCACCGTTGGAATTCTCGGATACGCAGCTCTCAAAACGTCAAATACTACCTACAAAGCTGAACCACTAGAGTCTGCAAAGGAGACCACATAA